The following DNA comes from Candidatus Peregrinibacteria bacterium.
CGCCGGACAACAAGCAATGCGAGAACTCCTTCATCGATTTGGCTATTTCTTTGAGCACAATCAACAATCGCGACGTATTGTGGAAGTATTGGAGCAAAGATGTCCAGATTACCGAGGAATAAATCTGAGTTGGGAAGTTTGTGACGGGCTCAAAAAACACCGAAAAGCAGATTATGAAAAGGCGGAAAATCTTTCTGTGCATGGATCACTTGAGGCACAAATTGTGGACATTGCGGATCAAATCGCATACCAAAATCACGATATTGATGATGGACTCCGTGCTGGAATTTTTGATGTAGAGGATCTTCATCATTTAGAAATTTGGAAACGTGCAAGCGCAAGGGTTCCTCGATATGAATCGGACAAGCTTTGGATTTCGAGCGTGATTTCTTCCCTCGTCAAGATTATGGCGTTTGATCTTTTACAAGAAACAGAAAAAAGACTTCAAAACCTTTCTCCTAAAACAACTGAAGATGTTCGAAATACAAAAAATCCTGTTGCCGCTTTTTCTCGAGAAATAGAGGCGGAAAACGATTCTCTGCGGCATTTTCTCTACTCTCGATTTTATCATCAGTCGGAAGTAACCTCGCAATCGGAACAAGGACAACAAACCATAAAGCAAATTTTTTTCTTTCTCCTCAAAAATCCTCATCTCATTCCGAAATCACTCCAATTTCTTTTGGAACAAGGAGAAAAAACGGAAATTGTGATCAAAGATTTTATTGCAGGAATGACCGATGATTATGCGATCACTTTTGCAAAAGAGCGGATCAATTCCTGAAGAACATTCTTATCGTGAATGGTGGGAGGAGTGTTTTGTTTTTCCTCCAAGTCTTCGGGCATCCGCTTGGGTAATGCGTTTTTTTAGGGCGCGATAGGTAAGCAGCTTCCAAACACACCACGCAAGAAAAGCAATTCCTGCGAGATAAGCCCAAAGGCGCATGCTCAGAAGTGGAACCGATTCCATCCGAAACCACACGAGAAGCAAAAAACAGAGGCCAAATCCAATAAGCCCTCCTCGCAATTTTCCGAGTACTTTTTTGAGTGCTTTATCGGATATTTTCCGACGGATTGCTGGTGTGATAAAAAAGAGGAGAATAAGAAAAACACCAAGACCAAGCACAATTCCTACTTTTGTGGAACTTTGTGGATTCCCAGGACTCATGGCTATGAGATCCAAAAAAAAATTTTTCATAACACTCCAAAAAAACAGAAAAGATTCTGTCACATTGTTGTGACAAGTAGCAAGCTTTGGATAATTTTTGAAAATACAAAATTGATAAGCCAACAACTTACGATGCCTTTATTTTTCCCGAAAAGTAAGAAACGATTTTAGAGCAGAGGGAGAAAGAACTTTTGAAAGCTCTTCTTCAGAAGCGTTGAGTGCTGCCGAAGCACTTCCAAATGTTTCGAGGAGTTTTTTTCGAGTGGCACTTCCAAGGTCTGGAATTTCGTCAAGGATAGATGTGGTTTCTGAAGCTTTTCGTTGTTGGCGATTAAAAGAAACAGCAAATCGATGAGCTTCATCTCGAATGTGTTGGAGGAGTTTGCTCTCTGGAGCATCTTTGGGAATGGGGAGTGGATCTCCTGAGTCGGGCACAAAAATTTCCTCATTCCTTTTTGCGAGTGCGCACACTCGAATCTTGCGAAAAAGATTCATTGTTCGAAGAACAGATACTACGGCAGAGAGTTGCCCTTTTCCTCCATCAATCACCAAAAGGTCTGGAATTTTTTTGGCGGCTTTTCGCAAATCATCTGGTGAAATTTTCATAATAATACGCTCTTTTCCATCTTTCTCTTGTCGTTGTGCTAAAACAGAAGCGAATA
Coding sequences within:
- a CDS encoding deoxyguanosinetriphosphate triphosphohydrolase — protein: MSTPLLALREQIEHTEEKVLAPYACFAGKSKGRVHKEDPDVQRTCFARDRDRIIHCSAFRRLKGKTQVFVAHHGDHFRNRLTHTMEVAQLARDFSRNLRINEDLAEAIALAHDLGHTPFGHAGQQAMRELLHRFGYFFEHNQQSRRIVEVLEQRCPDYRGINLSWEVCDGLKKHRKADYEKAENLSVHGSLEAQIVDIADQIAYQNHDIDDGLRAGIFDVEDLHHLEIWKRASARVPRYESDKLWISSVISSLVKIMAFDLLQETEKRLQNLSPKTTEDVRNTKNPVAAFSREIEAENDSLRHFLYSRFYHQSEVTSQSEQGQQTIKQIFFFLLKNPHLIPKSLQFLLEQGEKTEIVIKDFIAGMTDDYAITFAKERINS